The Nakamurella deserti genome contains a region encoding:
- a CDS encoding helix-turn-helix domain-containing protein, whose product MATVIAFRPRPDRPDRADRPAAPAPERLWREAVGEQLRDERRTRGERIADVAGRAGLSAQYLSEIERGRKDPSSEILSAVSGALGLSVLELTRRAGDRLVPRAAGPVCLAA is encoded by the coding sequence ATGGCCACCGTGATCGCCTTCCGCCCACGCCCCGACCGCCCCGACCGCGCCGACCGCCCCGCTGCGCCCGCGCCGGAGCGGCTCTGGCGGGAGGCGGTCGGCGAGCAGCTGCGCGACGAGCGGCGCACCCGGGGGGAGCGGATCGCCGATGTCGCCGGCCGGGCCGGGCTGTCCGCCCAGTACCTGTCGGAGATCGAACGCGGCCGCAAGGACCCGTCGTCGGAGATCCTGTCCGCGGTGTCGGGGGCCCTCGGGCTGTCGGTCCTCGAGCTCACCCGGCGGGCCGGCGACCGGCTGGTGCCGCGCGCCGCCGGCCCGGTCTGCCTCGCCGCCTGA
- a CDS encoding ClpP family protease, giving the protein MTGYAIPYVTTRTNQGERTVDVYSRLLSDRVVYLGTPIDDGVANAVIAQLIHLESDSPEQPINLYLNSPGGSISATLAIYDAMQYIRCDVETTCVGQAAATASMLLAGGAPGKRRILPHGRVVIHTPASEGRGTIPDLILEADEVERVRTMLEEIMAEHTGRTPAQIREDTERDLILTPQAAVAYGAVDAVLARRRLP; this is encoded by the coding sequence ATGACGGGCTATGCCATCCCCTACGTCACGACCCGGACCAACCAGGGCGAGCGGACGGTCGACGTCTACAGCCGGCTGTTGTCCGACCGGGTCGTCTACCTCGGCACCCCGATCGACGACGGCGTCGCCAACGCGGTCATCGCCCAGCTCATCCACCTCGAGTCCGACAGCCCCGAGCAGCCGATCAACCTGTACCTCAACTCCCCCGGCGGCTCGATCTCGGCGACGCTGGCGATCTACGACGCCATGCAGTACATCCGGTGCGACGTGGAGACGACGTGCGTCGGGCAGGCGGCGGCGACCGCGTCGATGCTGCTGGCCGGGGGCGCGCCCGGCAAGCGGCGGATCCTGCCGCACGGCCGGGTCGTGATCCACACCCCCGCGAGCGAGGGGCGGGGCACCATTCCGGACCTCATCCTGGAGGCCGACGAGGTCGAGCGGGTGCGGACGATGCTCGAGGAGATCATGGCCGAGCACACCGGCCGCACCCCGGCGCAGATCCGCGAGGACACCGAACGCGACCTCATCCTGACGCCGCAGGCCGCGGTCGCCTACGGGGCCGTGGACGCGGTGCTGGCCCGGCGTCGGCTGCCCTGA
- a CDS encoding aldehyde dehydrogenase family protein, with amino-acid sequence MSTLISPVTGTALQDVRLASAAEADAAIEAAHAAFPAWRAVSPGDRARLLRRFAAVVDEHLEELAQLEVRNAGHTVGNARWEAGNVRDVLNYFSGSPERLSGRQIPVAGGLDVTFYEPLGVVGVIVPWNFPMPIAGWGFAPALAAGNTVVLKPAEVTPLTAIRLGELALEAGLPEGVFTVIPGKGSVVGQRFVGHPAVRKICFTGSTAVGKQIMAGAADQLKRVTLELGGKSANIVFDDVDLEAAAAAAPGAAFDNAGQDCCARSRVLVQASVYERFLGHLETAVSAIAVRDPADATSDMGPLISSGQLAAVRRYSDAADIAVRGSVPTDDPLSSGFWHPPMVALPRSPRDPVWTEEIFGPVLSVLPFTDEADAIRLANDTEYGLSGSIFTRDVGRALRVARAVEAGNLSVNSHSSVRYWTPFGGFKQSGIGRELGPDAPHSFTDVKNVFLSSE; translated from the coding sequence ATCAGCACGCTGATCTCGCCGGTCACCGGCACCGCCCTGCAGGACGTCCGGCTGGCCTCGGCGGCCGAGGCCGACGCCGCGATCGAGGCGGCGCACGCCGCGTTCCCGGCCTGGCGGGCGGTGTCGCCGGGTGACCGCGCGCGGCTGCTGCGCCGCTTCGCCGCGGTCGTCGACGAGCACCTCGAGGAGCTCGCGCAGCTCGAGGTCCGCAACGCCGGCCACACCGTCGGCAACGCCCGCTGGGAGGCGGGCAACGTCCGTGACGTCCTGAACTACTTCTCCGGGAGCCCGGAGCGGCTGTCCGGCAGGCAGATCCCGGTCGCCGGTGGTCTCGACGTCACCTTCTACGAGCCGCTCGGCGTCGTCGGCGTCATCGTGCCCTGGAACTTCCCGATGCCCATCGCCGGTTGGGGTTTCGCGCCGGCGCTGGCCGCCGGCAACACCGTCGTGCTGAAGCCGGCCGAGGTCACCCCGCTGACGGCGATCCGGCTCGGCGAGCTGGCGCTGGAGGCCGGCCTGCCGGAGGGCGTCTTCACCGTCATCCCCGGCAAGGGGTCCGTCGTCGGGCAGCGCTTCGTCGGCCACCCCGCGGTCCGCAAGATCTGCTTCACCGGATCGACCGCCGTCGGCAAGCAGATCATGGCCGGGGCGGCCGACCAGCTGAAGCGGGTGACGCTGGAGCTGGGCGGCAAGAGCGCCAACATAGTGTTCGACGACGTCGACCTCGAGGCCGCCGCGGCCGCCGCCCCCGGTGCCGCGTTCGACAACGCCGGGCAGGACTGCTGCGCCCGCTCCCGGGTACTGGTCCAGGCGTCGGTGTACGAGCGCTTCCTCGGACACCTGGAGACCGCGGTCTCCGCGATCGCGGTGCGCGACCCCGCCGACGCGACCTCGGACATGGGGCCGCTGATCTCGTCCGGTCAGCTGGCCGCCGTGCGCCGCTACTCCGACGCCGCCGACATCGCCGTCCGCGGCTCCGTTCCCACCGACGACCCGCTCTCCTCGGGCTTCTGGCATCCGCCGATGGTCGCGCTCCCGCGTTCCCCCCGGGACCCGGTCTGGACCGAGGAGATCTTCGGCCCGGTGCTGTCGGTGCTGCCGTTCACCGACGAGGCCGACGCGATCCGACTGGCCAACGACACCGAGTACGGGCTGTCCGGGTCGATCTTCACCCGCGACGTCGGCCGGGCGTTGCGGGTGGCCCGCGCGGTGGAAGCCGGCAACCTGTCGGTGAACTCGCACTCGTCGGTGCGCTACTGGACGCCGTTCGGCGGCTTCAAGCAGTCCGGCATCGGCCGGGAGCTCGGGCCGGACGCCCCGCACTCCTTCACCGACGTGAAGAACGTCTTTCTCAGCTCGGAATGA
- a CDS encoding glycosyltransferase, producing the protein MTLTGERPATAARFRGEGVVMAWCGPDDHGVTLFGRRLFDAALALGFGGSALVAASPAALPSLLDTVPLGTRLVHLQVNDWLFADSSSTARDRLLDVASRLRRRGVALSVTFHDLPHTEVSASLYRRRAATYAAVAAVAAGVVVSSRHEAELLTRAVSAADPTATPPTVTVIPLPVAAGPAPARPAPPALRGDTPTVGVFGFLYPGKGHVEVIEELAGIQPAVRLLAIGRASTGHEHLLGDLGELARVHGIDFATTGYVPDEDVDVLLRSVDVPVAPAAQVSASGSINSWITAGRRPLALAGDYTREIAARRPDCLRLYAPGELRELVLAALADPESTWLPRGAVTGPGPAVVARRYVDWLRATAAAAC; encoded by the coding sequence GTGACGCTCACCGGGGAGCGTCCGGCCACCGCGGCCCGGTTCCGCGGGGAGGGCGTCGTCATGGCCTGGTGCGGGCCCGACGACCACGGCGTCACCCTCTTCGGCCGGCGGCTGTTCGACGCCGCGCTGGCGCTGGGGTTCGGCGGCTCGGCCCTGGTGGCGGCCAGCCCGGCCGCCCTGCCGTCACTGCTGGACACCGTTCCGCTCGGCACCCGGCTCGTGCACCTGCAGGTGAACGACTGGCTGTTCGCCGATTCGTCTTCCACCGCCCGGGACCGGCTGCTCGACGTCGCGTCGCGGCTCCGCCGACGTGGCGTCGCGCTCTCGGTCACCTTCCACGATCTGCCGCACACCGAGGTGTCGGCCTCGCTGTACCGCAGGCGGGCCGCGACGTACGCCGCGGTCGCCGCCGTCGCCGCCGGGGTGGTGGTCTCCAGCCGGCACGAGGCGGAACTGCTGACCCGGGCGGTGTCGGCCGCCGACCCGACCGCCACACCCCCCACGGTCACGGTGATCCCGCTGCCGGTGGCGGCGGGCCCGGCGCCCGCGCGACCGGCGCCGCCGGCGCTGCGCGGCGACACCCCCACGGTCGGGGTCTTCGGCTTCCTCTACCCGGGGAAGGGCCACGTCGAGGTCATCGAGGAACTGGCCGGGATCCAACCGGCGGTCCGGCTGCTGGCCATCGGCCGGGCGTCGACCGGACACGAACACCTGCTCGGCGACCTCGGCGAGCTCGCGCGGGTGCACGGCATCGACTTCGCCACCACCGGGTACGTGCCCGACGAGGACGTGGACGTACTGCTCCGGTCGGTGGACGTCCCCGTCGCGCCGGCCGCGCAGGTCTCGGCGTCGGGGTCGATCAACTCCTGGATCACCGCCGGCCGCCGCCCGCTCGCACTGGCCGGCGACTACACCCGTGAGATCGCCGCCCGCCGGCCCGACTGTCTGCGGCTGTACGCGCCCGGCGAGCTGCGCGAGCTGGTGCTGGCCGCGCTCGCGGACCCGGAGTCGACCTGGCTGCCGCGGGGCGCGGTCACCGGCCCCGGCCCCGCGGTGGTGGCCCGCCGCTACGTCGACTGGCTGCGCGCGACCGCGGCCGCCGCGTGCTGA
- a CDS encoding 3-oxoacyl-ACP reductase → MAGRLAGKVAVVTGGCSGIGLATARKFAAEGAKVVIGDLDTTRGPEVAAELDGLFVPVDVTDKAEVDALFAAANDTFGSVDIAFNNAGISPPDDDSILTTELDAWRRVQDVNLTSVYLCCKAALPYMLEQGRGSIINTASFVAVMGAATSQISYTASKGGVLAMSRELGVQFARQGVRVNALCPGPVNTPLLQELFAKDPERAARRLVHIPVGRFAEPDEIADAVLFLASDESSFITASQFMVDGGIAGAYVTPLD, encoded by the coding sequence ATGGCAGGACGTCTGGCCGGCAAGGTCGCGGTCGTCACCGGCGGATGCTCCGGCATCGGCCTGGCGACCGCGCGGAAGTTCGCCGCCGAGGGCGCGAAGGTCGTCATCGGTGACCTGGACACCACCCGCGGGCCGGAGGTCGCCGCCGAGCTCGACGGCCTTTTCGTGCCGGTGGACGTCACCGACAAGGCCGAGGTGGACGCGCTCTTCGCCGCGGCGAACGACACCTTCGGCTCGGTCGACATCGCCTTCAACAACGCCGGCATCTCCCCGCCCGACGACGACTCCATCCTCACCACCGAACTGGACGCCTGGCGGCGGGTGCAGGACGTCAACCTGACGAGCGTCTACCTGTGCTGCAAGGCCGCGCTGCCGTACATGCTGGAGCAGGGCCGCGGCTCGATCATCAACACCGCGTCGTTCGTCGCGGTGATGGGTGCCGCCACCTCGCAGATCTCCTACACCGCCTCCAAGGGCGGCGTGCTCGCCATGTCGCGGGAGCTCGGCGTGCAGTTCGCCCGGCAGGGGGTCCGGGTCAACGCGCTGTGCCCCGGTCCGGTGAACACCCCGCTGCTGCAGGAGCTGTTCGCCAAGGACCCGGAGCGTGCCGCCCGCCGGCTGGTGCACATCCCGGTCGGCCGGTTCGCCGAACCCGACGAGATCGCCGACGCCGTGCTGTTCCTCGCCTCCGACGAGTCGTCGTTCATCACCGCGTCGCAGTTCATGGTCGACGGCGGCATCGCCGGTGCCTACGTGACCCCGCTGGACTGA
- a CDS encoding glycosyltransferase, giving the protein MLTATTRSDGLLAVPGNRWDLVTATPDPAEVSVVIPYFEGQAALDLILAGLTAQTHPRSRLQVVIADDGSAEPPRTGAGAGLDVVVVRQDDRGFRAAAARNLGVRHADGRVLVLLDGDTVPEPGYVAAMSRLPTALPDAVVGGRRRYAALDGWSPGRVLRWFAGGPAPAALEEPEWLLREYRASGDLLDIGPRSYQHLIGAVLACSRELFDDIDGFDDSFVGYGGEDYDFTYRAHTAGAVFAYVPDAVAWHHGPDWSGRNPDPEAQRTQKNREIQELARRIPEPSLRGRGQVYPVPDVVVIADVTGWPFGAAVVALRSLLTAGDVGIWLAGAAAAVGAVADWFAGDPRVHVGAPPTRVTDRARVQLTVTAPVRAADGIADVLRRLTDDGVGRITAGPVTLTATRALRRAARSGVPLGGLFPDLTMTGEEAGLTPVDGEPLLSAVFGGWA; this is encoded by the coding sequence GTGCTGACCGCCACCACGCGGTCGGACGGCCTGCTCGCCGTCCCCGGGAACCGCTGGGACCTGGTGACCGCCACGCCCGACCCGGCCGAGGTCAGCGTGGTCATCCCGTACTTCGAGGGCCAGGCCGCCCTCGACCTGATCCTCGCCGGGTTGACCGCGCAGACGCACCCGCGGTCCCGGCTGCAGGTGGTGATCGCCGACGACGGCTCGGCGGAGCCGCCCCGGACCGGTGCTGGAGCCGGCCTCGACGTGGTCGTGGTCCGGCAGGACGACCGCGGGTTCCGGGCGGCGGCGGCGCGCAACCTCGGCGTCCGGCACGCGGACGGCCGCGTGCTGGTGCTGTTGGACGGCGACACCGTCCCGGAGCCGGGCTACGTCGCGGCGATGTCCCGACTGCCCACGGCGTTGCCCGACGCCGTGGTCGGGGGGCGTCGCCGCTACGCCGCCCTCGACGGCTGGAGCCCGGGCCGGGTGCTCCGCTGGTTCGCCGGTGGACCAGCGCCGGCGGCGCTCGAGGAGCCCGAGTGGCTGCTGCGGGAGTACCGAGCGTCGGGGGACCTGCTCGACATCGGTCCCCGCAGCTACCAGCACCTGATCGGCGCGGTGCTGGCGTGCAGCCGCGAGCTGTTCGACGACATCGACGGTTTCGACGACAGCTTCGTCGGCTACGGCGGCGAGGACTACGACTTCACCTACCGGGCCCACACCGCCGGTGCGGTGTTCGCCTACGTGCCGGACGCCGTCGCCTGGCACCACGGGCCGGACTGGTCGGGCCGCAACCCCGACCCCGAGGCGCAGCGGACGCAGAAGAACCGCGAGATCCAGGAGCTGGCCCGGCGCATCCCGGAGCCGTCGCTGCGGGGACGTGGGCAGGTCTACCCGGTGCCCGACGTGGTGGTGATCGCCGACGTGACCGGCTGGCCGTTCGGCGCGGCGGTGGTGGCGTTGCGGTCGCTGCTGACGGCCGGTGACGTCGGGATCTGGCTGGCCGGTGCGGCCGCGGCGGTCGGTGCCGTCGCCGACTGGTTCGCCGGGGACCCCCGGGTGCACGTGGGTGCCCCGCCGACCCGGGTGACCGACCGGGCCCGGGTGCAGCTGACGGTCACCGCGCCGGTGCGGGCCGCGGACGGGATCGCGGACGTGCTGCGGCGGCTCACCGACGACGGCGTCGGGCGGATCACCGCCGGCCCGGTCACGCTGACGGCGACCCGGGCGCTGCGGCGAGCCGCACGGTCGGGCGTACCGCTGGGCGGGTTGTTCCCGGACCTCACGATGACCGGCGAGGAGGCCGGACTGACCCCCGTCGACGGAGAACCACTGCTGTCCGCCGTCTTCGGTGGCTGGGCCTGA
- a CDS encoding gamma-glutamyl-gamma-aminobutyrate hydrolase family protein, with the protein MSRPIIGITMYRQTATWGQWDSVPATLLPATYAAAVSGGGASPVLLPPYGIADDFHGIVSRLDGLVIAGGSDVNPSRYGRDPEPMTAGWVDERDVSELALLDAAADIGLPTLGICRGMQLMAVHAGGTLIQHVPDVVGNDDHSPGPGRYQDNPVSVVAGTRLADILGAAATAHCHHHQAVESYPGFEAAAFSADGLVESIDHTDRAFWLGVQWHPETGTDPRLFQALTAAARDYRTADARV; encoded by the coding sequence GTGTCCCGACCGATCATCGGCATCACCATGTACCGCCAGACCGCCACCTGGGGGCAGTGGGACAGTGTGCCGGCGACGCTGCTGCCGGCCACCTACGCCGCGGCGGTCTCGGGCGGCGGGGCGTCGCCGGTGCTGCTGCCGCCGTACGGCATCGCCGACGACTTCCACGGGATCGTCTCGCGGCTGGACGGTCTCGTGATCGCCGGCGGCTCCGACGTGAACCCGTCCCGCTACGGTCGCGACCCGGAGCCGATGACGGCCGGCTGGGTGGACGAGCGCGACGTGAGCGAGCTCGCGCTGCTCGACGCGGCCGCCGACATCGGGCTGCCGACGCTGGGCATCTGCCGGGGCATGCAGCTGATGGCCGTCCACGCCGGGGGCACGCTCATCCAGCACGTGCCGGACGTGGTCGGCAACGACGACCACTCGCCGGGACCGGGCCGCTACCAGGACAACCCGGTGTCGGTCGTGGCCGGCACCCGGCTCGCCGACATCCTCGGGGCCGCGGCGACCGCGCACTGCCACCACCACCAGGCGGTCGAGTCCTACCCCGGGTTCGAGGCCGCGGCGTTCAGCGCGGACGGGCTGGTGGAGTCCATCGACCACACCGACCGCGCGTTCTGGCTGGGCGTGCAGTGGCACCCGGAGACCGGCACCGACCCCCGGTTGTTCCAGGCGCTGACCGCCGCCGCGCGGGACTACCGCACCGCCGACGCCCGGGTCTGA
- a CDS encoding glutamine synthetase family protein, with amino-acid sequence MCLVTAPSTGSRNPRLLTVDRLRELIDDGTVDTVVVAFTDMQGRLQGKRLHAPFFLDEVLGHDTEGCNYLLAVDVEMNTVPGYAISSWERGYGDMVFTLDLDTIRLIPWLPATVMIQCDLTAMDGTPVAESPRTILATQVAKAAEKGWTAHAGTELEFIVFDDTYEAAWNANYRDLTPANQYNVDYSILGTTRVEPLLRDIRNSMYAAGMVVESAKGECNFGQHEIAFRFAEVVQTADNHSVYKNGAKEIAALHGKSLTFMSKFNEREGNSCHIHLSLRGTDGSLVFDDGEGGRTPLYEHFIAGVLATMAEFTLLYAPNVNSYKRFADGSFAPTTVAWGLDNRTCSIRLVGHGAGARLENRLPGGDVNPYLAIAGMLAGGMYGIEHELPLEPEQVGNAYTSGKPTVPRTLQAARDLFHGSAIARATLGDAVVDHYVHAADTELAAFNAAVTDWELRRGFERL; translated from the coding sequence ATGTGCCTCGTGACCGCACCCAGCACCGGATCCCGCAACCCGCGCCTGCTGACCGTGGACCGGCTCCGCGAGCTGATCGACGACGGCACCGTCGACACCGTCGTCGTCGCCTTCACCGACATGCAGGGTCGCCTGCAGGGCAAACGGCTGCACGCCCCGTTCTTCCTCGACGAGGTGCTCGGCCACGACACCGAGGGCTGCAACTACCTGCTCGCCGTCGACGTGGAGATGAACACCGTCCCGGGGTACGCGATCTCCAGTTGGGAGCGCGGCTACGGCGACATGGTCTTCACCCTCGACCTGGACACCATCCGGCTGATCCCGTGGCTGCCGGCGACGGTGATGATCCAGTGCGATCTGACCGCCATGGACGGCACCCCGGTGGCCGAGTCGCCGCGGACCATCCTGGCCACCCAGGTCGCGAAGGCCGCCGAGAAGGGTTGGACGGCCCACGCCGGCACCGAGCTCGAGTTCATCGTGTTCGACGACACCTACGAGGCGGCCTGGAACGCGAACTACCGCGACCTCACCCCGGCCAACCAGTACAACGTCGACTACTCCATCCTGGGCACCACCCGGGTCGAGCCGCTGCTGCGCGACATCCGCAACTCGATGTACGCGGCCGGCATGGTGGTGGAATCCGCCAAGGGCGAGTGCAACTTCGGCCAGCACGAGATCGCCTTTCGGTTCGCCGAGGTGGTGCAGACCGCCGACAACCACTCCGTCTACAAGAACGGCGCCAAGGAGATCGCCGCCCTGCACGGGAAGTCGCTGACCTTCATGAGCAAGTTCAATGAGCGTGAGGGCAACTCCTGCCACATCCACCTGTCGCTGCGCGGCACCGACGGGTCGCTGGTGTTCGACGACGGGGAGGGCGGCCGCACCCCGCTGTACGAGCACTTCATCGCGGGCGTCCTGGCCACGATGGCCGAGTTCACCCTGCTGTACGCGCCGAACGTCAACTCCTACAAGCGGTTCGCCGACGGCTCGTTCGCGCCGACCACCGTCGCGTGGGGGCTGGACAACCGGACCTGCTCGATCCGGCTGGTCGGTCACGGTGCCGGGGCGCGGCTGGAGAACCGGCTGCCCGGCGGTGACGTCAACCCCTACCTGGCCATCGCCGGGATGCTGGCCGGCGGCATGTACGGCATCGAGCACGAGCTGCCGCTGGAGCCGGAGCAGGTCGGCAACGCCTACACCTCCGGCAAGCCCACCGTCCCGCGCACCCTGCAGGCGGCCCGGGACCTGTTCCACGGCTCGGCGATCGCCCGCGCCACCCTCGGCGACGCCGTCGTCGACCACTACGTACACGCGGCCGACACCGAGCTGGCCGCCTTCAATGCCGCCGTCACCGACTGGGAGCTGCGGCGCGGATTCGAGAGGCTCTGA
- a CDS encoding GyrI-like domain-containing protein — MDIEQRDEPARTVAVHRRTIAMSGIRDFYDHAYGSVAGALARRGAGPAGPAIGWYHEMPGETCTISAGFPVDGLPPGGLDDEVDVTERPGGPALVAVHRGSYDALGEAWQQLMGELGARGVAPRGDFWEEYLTDPSTASDASEIATRLVLPLA; from the coding sequence ATGGACATCGAGCAACGCGACGAGCCGGCCCGGACGGTGGCGGTCCACCGCCGGACCATCGCCATGAGCGGGATCCGCGACTTCTACGACCACGCCTACGGCAGCGTGGCCGGCGCCCTCGCGCGGCGCGGCGCCGGCCCCGCCGGGCCGGCGATCGGCTGGTACCACGAGATGCCCGGTGAGACCTGCACGATCTCGGCCGGCTTCCCGGTCGACGGGCTGCCACCGGGAGGGCTGGACGATGAGGTGGACGTCACCGAGCGGCCGGGTGGCCCGGCGCTCGTCGCGGTGCACCGGGGCTCCTACGACGCGCTCGGGGAGGCGTGGCAGCAGCTGATGGGCGAGCTCGGGGCCCGCGGCGTCGCGCCCCGTGGCGACTTCTGGGAGGAGTACCTGACGGATCCGTCGACGGCCTCGGACGCGTCGGAGATCGCGACCCGGCTGGTGCTTCCGCTGGCCTGA